The following coding sequences are from one Helicoverpa armigera isolate CAAS_96S chromosome 2, ASM3070526v1, whole genome shotgun sequence window:
- the LOC110377554 gene encoding phenoloxidase-activating enzyme 1, which translates to MMHTYLGKILQKPHTEKSMSSAIQSFNVTKLTPKQSLFTGAPKIPCDKCVKADKCAAYGKLSKAEQDAWQIKYPCASPDVEDYSKLFGYAPISKGDYVCCSKLAQGIKVSSRHPNYNYYGIPNDDDDDSSPEYNDEPNSSPDSEEHRNKRQNNNGWGSDNGNNNGYQNPNYGYNPPKNYFNTNNNPYVTSSPFFPAHGHGNGGISTQGQCPVTSFPPKPETGCCGREASDSDRIIGKPKPPSYYDNGPRRGGSGNSYDSPRGWSSWMPKQHGYDSQRRVRRSDTPDVSIGDRIAGGRETELEQFPWTVLLEITFDYGDKRQGFNCGGSLLSSKYVLTAGHCVFDQGGKIVDIDIYLAEYDKRTFPKDCKNVLGQGQKCIENVVMKAEHVALHPQYDDTHLNNDIALIRIQGNAPYTDYIRPICLPTIDIDSPDFSNLRLAVAGWGRNGRYRSDVKQSTIVNLVPQAKCKKFYPSLSRRQMCAAGYTGEDTCKGDSGGPLMTLYGGKYEVVGVVSGKRADSPCGTSVPSLYTNVYHYRDWIRSNMQN; encoded by the exons ATGATGCATACTTACCTGGGGAAAATACTGCAGAAACCTCATACTGAG AAATCAATGTCATCAGCAATCCAGTCCTTCAATGTTACTAAGCTCACACCCAAGCAGTCATTATTCACTGGTGCCCCTAAAATCC ctTGCGACAAGTGCGTGAAAGCAGATAAATGTGCAGCCTATGGAAAACTTAGCAAGGCTGAACAAGACGCCTGGCAAATTAAATACCCTTGCGCATCTCCAGATGTCGAGGACTACAGCAAGCTCTTCGGCTATGCACCCATTTCTAAAGGAGACTAT GTATGTTGTTCTAAACTGGCGCAAGGAATTAAAGTAAGCAGCAGACATCCAAATTACAATTACTACGGCATTCCAAATGATGATGACGACGACTCAAGCCCGGAATATAATGACGAACCAAATTCGAGCCCAGATAGCGAGGAACATAGAAATAAACGACAGAACAATAATGGCTGGGGATCTGATAATGGAAATAACAATGGGTATCAAAACCCTAATTATGGGTACAACCCGCCTAAAAACTACTTCAATACTAACAATAATCCTTATGTTACATCGAGTCCATTTTTCCCCGCACATGGGCATGGTAATGGGGGTATTAGTACCCAGGGGCAGTGCCCTGTAACAAGCTTTCCTCCGAAGCCTGAAACAGGATGTTGCGGACGCGAGGCGTCTGACAGCGACAGGATTATCGGTAA GCCTAAACCGCCTTCATATTACGACAATGGGCCGAGACGCGGAGGGTCAGGCAATTCTTACGACAGCCCACGTGGTTGGTCGTCATGGATGCCGAAGCAACATGGCTATGACAGTCAGCGGAGAGTTCGTCGTTCTGATACTCCTGATGTATCCATCGGTGATCGTATTGcag GTGGTCGAGAAACTGAATTGGAGCAGTTCCCTTGGACAGTTTTACTGGAGATAACATTTGACTACGGAGACAAGAGACAAGGCTTCAACTGCGGTGGATCTCTGCTCAGCTCCAAATATGTTCTCACTGCTGGACATTGCGTTTTCGACCAAGGAGGCAAAATTGTGGA TATCGACATCTACCTAGCTGAATACGACAAGCGTACTTTCCCAAAAGACTGCAAAAACGTTCTAGGCCAAGGTCAGAAATGTATAGAAAACGTGGTGATGAAAGCCGAGCATGTAGCCCTGCATCCGCAGTATGACGACACACATCTTAACAACGACATCGCTCTGATAAGAATACAGGGGAACGCGCCGTATACAG ACTACATTCGGCCCATCTGCCTCCCaactatcgatatcgatagcCCGGACTTCTCTAACCTCCGCCTCGCCGTCGCCGGCTGGGGTCGAAACGGCCGCTACCGATCCGACGTGAAACAATCAACAATCGTCAACCTCGTACCCCAGGCAAAGTGCAAGAAATTCTACCCGAGCCTATCAAGGAGGCAAATGTGTGCGGCGGGTTACACAGGCGAGGACACGTGCAAAGGAGATTCTGGCGGTCCACTTATGACTTTGTATGGCGGGAAGTATGAAGTAGTGGGTGTTGTGAGTGGCAAGAGGGCGGACTCGCCTTGTGGGACCTCTGTGCCCTCGCTATACACCAACGTATATCACTACAGAGACTGGATACGAAGCAACATGCAGAATTAA
- the Sro gene encoding D-beta-hydroxybutyrate dehydrogenase, mitochondrial, whose protein sequence is MSIMRVVAITGCDSGLGWAIAARSAREGLVTVAGMYNGVDTKAAEGLKKLCVHPCSLDVTSPESIAGFHDYVKSLLNENPNYKLHAIVNNAGVMTIGDYEWQTPAMIENTVNINLLGTMKVVSAFLPDLRKSALENTGSLKPRIINVASHCGLQPLPGFGPYSASKAAVLALTRALRMEHRRHGLSAVAFVPGGFVGSSNIISSQGAQGSTMLEHLNDKQKSFYGKRITTLTNYLQSATADNAGYDSLKDENIIETFVKALTDDDPKELYKVESWRYMFYYNLFKLPLPEAAIEWIMKKFLNFPE, encoded by the exons ATGTCGATAATGCGGGTGGTAGCAATAACAGGTTGTGATAGCGGACTTGGATGGGCGATAGCAGCTAGATCAGCTCGCGAAGGGCTGGTGACAGTAGCTGGCATGTACAATGGAGTTGATACGAAGGCAGCCGAGGGTTTAAAGAAGCTCTGCGTGCACCCTTGCTCACTAGATGTGACGAGTCCAGAAAGCATAGCAGGATTTCATGATTATGTGAAAAGCCTGCTGAATGAAAATCCTAATTACA AGCTTCACGCTATTGTAAACAATGCTGGAGTGATGACAATAGGCGACTATGAGTGGCAAACCCCTGCTATGATTGAGAACACCGTAAACATCAACCTACTTGGTACCATGAAGGTTGTATCTGCGTTCCTGCCAGATCTTAGGAAGAGTGCTTTAGAG AACACGGGGTCACTAAAACCTCGTATTATTAACGTAGCAAGCCACTGCGGCTTGCAGCCGTTGCCCGGGTTTGGGCCGTACAGTGCCAGCAAGGCCGCCGTGCTGGCTTTAACGAGAGCTTTGAGGATGGAACACCGGAGACATGGCTTGAGTGCTGTAGCTTTTGTGCCAG gAGGTTTTGTCGGCTCCAGCAACATAATTTCAAGCCAAGGAGCACAAGGAAGCACCATGCTCGAACATTTGAATGACAAGCAGAAATCTTTTTACGGCAAAAGAATCACAACGCTCACTAATTATCTCCAGTCAGCGACGGCTGATAACGCAGGATACGATTCTTTGAAGGACGAGAACATTATAGAGACATTCGTCAAAGCTTTAACGGATGATGATCCCAAAGAACTGTACAAAGTGGAGTCGTGGAGATACATGTTCTACTACAATCTATTCAAGTTGCCACTTCCAGAAGCCGCTATAGAATGGATTATGAAAAAGTTTCTTAATTTTCctgaataa